The following are from one region of the Clostridia bacterium genome:
- the tmk gene encoding dTMP kinase, whose translation MEKKQTGSLFISMEGPDGSGKSTQIQLLFQYLKAKGRDIVVVREPGGTPISEKIRDIILDKQNKEMTCTTEALLYAASRAQLVGQVIKPALEKGKTVICDRFIDSSLAYQGVARNIGIENILRINQFAVDGVKPDITIFFDIPPQKAMARKTDEADRLECEHLEFHQQVYRGYLKIAGMFPERIKVIDADRQVEQVFSDVIDVLNLT comes from the coding sequence GTGGAGAAAAAACAGACAGGATCATTATTTATCAGCATGGAGGGACCGGACGGCTCCGGGAAAAGCACCCAGATTCAGCTGCTGTTTCAATATTTAAAGGCAAAAGGCAGAGATATAGTAGTAGTAAGGGAACCGGGAGGTACCCCTATAAGCGAGAAAATAAGGGATATAATATTGGATAAACAAAACAAGGAAATGACTTGTACCACCGAGGCGCTTCTATATGCGGCTTCCAGGGCTCAACTGGTAGGTCAGGTGATAAAGCCTGCCCTGGAGAAAGGAAAAACTGTTATTTGCGATAGGTTTATAGATTCCAGCCTTGCGTACCAGGGAGTGGCAAGAAATATAGGCATAGAGAATATACTTAGAATAAACCAGTTTGCTGTTGATGGAGTAAAGCCTGATATCACCATATTTTTTGATATACCTCCACAAAAGGCTATGGCCAGGAAAACGGACGAAGCAGACAGACTGGAGTGTGAGCATTTGGAATTTCACCAACAGGTATACCGAGGTTATCTTAAAATAGCCGGCATGTTTCCCGAGAGAATAAAGGTTATAGATGCAGACCGGCAGGTAGAGCAAGTGTTCAGCGATGTAATAGATGTTCTCAATTTAACTTGA
- a CDS encoding cyclic-di-AMP receptor — translation MKLVIAVVQDEDAGKLIGNLMEKGYGVTKLATTGGFLKAGNTTLLIGVDEEKLEEVMDVIEETAKSRKQVATSPSPIAGTTGVYVPYPVEVIVGGATVFVVDVEQFKKI, via the coding sequence ATGAAATTAGTGATAGCTGTTGTCCAGGATGAGGATGCAGGCAAGCTGATAGGCAATCTGATGGAAAAAGGTTATGGCGTCACAAAGCTGGCTACTACTGGTGGATTTTTAAAGGCAGGCAACACTACTTTGTTGATAGGTGTTGATGAGGAAAAGCTGGAAGAGGTAATGGATGTTATAGAAGAAACTGCAAAATCAAGAAAACAAGTAGCCACTTCTCCATCTCCTATTGCAGGTACTACAGGGGTATATGTGCCATATCCTGTAGAAGTTATTGTGGGAGGCGCTACCGTCTTTGTAGTGGATGTGGAACAGTTTAAGAAGATATAG
- a CDS encoding YaaR family protein, which produces MKIEKTNGRLSNAEFNTDTHVSRAQNTKAASFEDTFDNYKHQAFEEQLSALLEEIQESGEHLSKSITVDSLIKYKNLVSRFLDHVVNKALLLDKNNAFDVFGRRKALAVIKKVDHKLEQLTAMVFEQQKDNLEILRTIEDIQGLLIDIKV; this is translated from the coding sequence ATGAAGATAGAAAAAACAAATGGCAGATTGAGCAATGCTGAATTCAATACCGACACACATGTTTCAAGAGCACAGAATACCAAAGCTGCTTCTTTTGAGGACACCTTTGACAATTATAAGCACCAGGCTTTTGAAGAGCAGCTTTCGGCATTGTTAGAGGAAATACAAGAGAGCGGAGAACATTTGAGCAAAAGTATAACTGTAGATAGCTTGATAAAATACAAGAATCTGGTTTCACGTTTTTTGGACCATGTTGTAAATAAGGCATTGCTATTGGATAAAAATAATGCTTTTGATGTATTTGGAAGAAGAAAAGCCTTGGCTGTAATAAAAAAAGTTGACCATAAATTGGAACAGCTTACAGCTATGGTGTTTGAGCAACAAAAGGATAATCTGGAAATATTAAGGACTATTGAGGATATACAAGGTTTGCTGATAGATATAAAGGTGTGA
- the holB gene encoding DNA polymerase III subunit delta', with product MDFNNVIGQQNIVNALKNILCMGNVAHAYIFSGPEGTGKFTVANIFANALLCQGVGEVPCGRCKSCKMFVTQNHPDVEIITTKKASLGIDIIRDMQEAIHIKPFFKGKKVYIIKDADKMTVQAQNCLLKTLEEPPSSVVLILLTENFHAFLPTIISRCQNFKFSRIPSERVRDFLTKRLNMAPEKAKIYAELSQGSIGKALKMAESDDFKEMRGQLIDTISKILEYDKMTSLNCVDFFIQNKENRDEIFKNFIIWMRDILILKQTGDEQLVINLDKVDNIEKQVNRFTTSQIKYIIDIVQQTTELLNSNVNYQLAVENMILDIQGVRADGNSCRRQI from the coding sequence ATGGATTTTAACAATGTAATAGGTCAACAAAATATTGTAAATGCCTTAAAAAACATATTGTGCATGGGTAATGTGGCTCATGCATATATTTTCTCCGGTCCTGAAGGAACGGGCAAATTTACTGTAGCCAATATCTTTGCCAATGCACTTTTGTGTCAGGGTGTGGGAGAGGTACCATGTGGCCGATGTAAAAGCTGCAAAATGTTCGTCACTCAAAATCATCCTGATGTAGAGATTATCACTACTAAAAAAGCATCGCTGGGGATAGATATTATAAGGGACATGCAGGAGGCTATACACATAAAACCTTTTTTTAAAGGCAAAAAGGTGTATATAATAAAAGATGCGGATAAAATGACAGTGCAGGCCCAAAACTGTCTGTTGAAGACCTTGGAGGAGCCCCCTTCAAGTGTAGTCTTGATATTGCTGACAGAAAACTTTCATGCCTTTTTGCCTACAATAATATCAAGGTGCCAGAATTTCAAGTTTTCCAGAATTCCATCTGAACGAGTACGAGATTTTTTGACCAAAAGACTGAACATGGCCCCTGAAAAAGCTAAAATATATGCTGAACTATCCCAGGGCAGCATAGGGAAAGCTCTAAAAATGGCGGAATCTGATGATTTTAAAGAGATGAGGGGCCAGCTCATAGATACAATCTCCAAGATATTGGAATATGATAAAATGACTTCTTTGAACTGTGTAGATTTTTTTATACAAAACAAAGAAAATAGAGATGAGATATTTAAAAATTTCATCATCTGGATGAGAGATATATTGATTTTGAAACAAACCGGGGATGAGCAATTGGTGATAAACCTGGATAAAGTTGACAATATCGAAAAACAGGTAAACCGCTTTACAACATCCCAGATTAAATATATTATAGATATTGTCCAGCAAACAACAGAACTGTTGAATAGCAATGTAAATTATCAGCTTGCTGTTGAAAATATGATACTAGATATACAGGGGGTGAGAGCAGATGGTAACAGTTGTAGGCGTCAGATTTAA
- a CDS encoding stage 0 sporulation family protein yields the protein MVTVVGVRFKKAGKIYYFDPDEIETLNQGTKVIVQTARGVEYGEVVIGPKQVDEQEVVAPLKKVIRIATPEDQKVNEENQNKEKEAFDICLKKIEKHGLDMKLVDVEYTFDNNKVIFYFTADGRVDFRDLVKDLASVFRTRIELRQIGVRDEAKMMGGLGACGRQLCCSVFLGDFEPVSIKMAKEQNLSLNPAKISGICGRLMCCLRYEHEIYEKMIDKLPNMGAIVNTPNGPGIVVGTSVIKENVSVKVMGDNNIAEIKEFSIPDVRTLHKECPGYQKAQNIIKELEE from the coding sequence ATGGTAACAGTTGTAGGCGTCAGATTTAAAAAAGCAGGTAAGATATATTATTTTGATCCCGATGAAATAGAAACCCTCAATCAGGGAACCAAGGTTATAGTTCAAACGGCTAGAGGCGTGGAATATGGGGAGGTAGTTATAGGACCTAAACAGGTGGATGAACAGGAAGTAGTGGCACCTTTAAAAAAAGTTATTCGCATAGCTACACCTGAGGACCAAAAGGTAAATGAGGAAAATCAGAACAAGGAAAAAGAAGCATTCGATATTTGTCTAAAAAAGATAGAAAAACATGGATTAGATATGAAACTGGTAGATGTGGAATATACCTTTGATAACAATAAAGTGATATTTTATTTTACCGCCGATGGCAGAGTAGACTTTCGAGATTTAGTAAAAGACCTTGCTTCTGTTTTCAGGACAAGGATAGAATTGAGGCAGATAGGTGTAAGAGATGAAGCTAAGATGATGGGCGGTCTAGGTGCATGCGGAAGACAACTGTGTTGTTCAGTATTTTTAGGAGATTTTGAGCCTGTGTCTATAAAAATGGCAAAAGAACAGAACTTATCCTTAAATCCTGCCAAGATTTCCGGCATTTGCGGAAGACTTATGTGTTGCCTGAGGTATGAGCATGAGATTTATGAAAAAATGATTGACAAGTTGCCGAATATGGGAGCTATAGTCAATACTCCTAATGGACCGGGAATAGTAGTGGGCACCAGTGTGATAAAAGAGAATGTAAGCGTAAAAGTGATGGGTGACAATAATATAGCTGAAATAAAAGAATTTAGCATCCCGGATGTGCGTACATTGCACAAAGAATGCCCTGGATACCAAAAAGCTCAAAACATTATTAAGGAATTAGAAGAATAG
- a CDS encoding 4Fe-4S binding protein produces MAYKITDECISCGACAEECPVSAISEGDDIYVIDADACTDCGACADVCPVDAPVPEE; encoded by the coding sequence ATGGCTTATAAAATTACGGATGAATGCATAAGCTGCGGTGCATGTGCAGAAGAATGTCCAGTATCAGCAATCTCTGAAGGTGATGATATATATGTTATAGATGCTGATGCTTGCACGGACTGTGGGGCATGTGCTGACGTGTGTCCTGTAGACGCACCCGTTCCGGAGGAATAA